In a single window of the Xiphophorus couchianus chromosome 10, X_couchianus-1.0, whole genome shotgun sequence genome:
- the ppm1bb gene encoding protein phosphatase 1bb isoform X2 has protein sequence MGAFLDKPKTEKHSAHGDGNGLRYGLSSMQGWRVEMEDAHTAVVGLPHGLTDWSFFAVYDGHAGSRVANYCSGHLLEHILSGGTEFGSGPGSVEGVKDGIRSGFLNIDEYMRNFSDLRQGLDRSGSTAVCVLLSPTHLYFINCGDSRSVLCRDGKVGFSTQDHKPCNPREKERIQNAGGSVMIQRVNGSLAVSRALGDYDYKCVDGKGPTEQLVSPEPEVCVLERASEGDEFVVLACDGIWDVMSNEELCDFVRSRLLVCEDLEKICNSVVDTCLHKGSRDNMSVVLVCLPGAPKISEEAMKKEEELDKYLETRVEELLGNCGEEGVPDLVSVLRNIASENIPNLPPGGGLASKRSVIEAVYNKLNPHREEEGSAVDLDDPY, from the exons ATGGGTGCTTTCCTGGACAAGCCGAAGACGGAGAAGCACAGCGCCCACGGTGACGGAAACGGGCTACGCTACGGTCTGAGCTCCATGCAGGGCTGGCGGGTGGAAATGGAGGATGCCCACACGGCGGTGGTGGGCCTTCCCCATGGACTCACCGACTGGTCTTTCTTCGCCGTTTACGATGGCCACGCCGGCTCGCGGGTCGCCAACTACTGCTCCGGGCACCTGCTGGAGCACATCCTGTCAGGAGGCACCGAGTTCGGATCGGGGCCCGGCTCCGTGGAGGGCGTAAAGGACGGGATCCGCTCGGGCTTTCTGAACATTGACGAATACATGCGCAACTTCTCCGACCTGCGGCAGGGCCTGGACCGCAGCGGGTCGACAGCCGTGTGCGTGCTGCTCAGCCCCACTCACCTCTACTTCATTAACTGCGGCGACTCGCGGTCCGTGCTGTGTCGAGACGGAAAGGTGGGCTTCTCCACTCAGGACCACAAGCCCTGCAACCCTCGCGAAAAGGAGCGCATCCAGAATGCTGGCGGCTCGGTCATGATCCAGAGGGTAAACGGCTCCCTGGCAGTGTCACGAGCTCTTGGGGACTACGACTACAAATGTGTGGATGGTAAGGGCCCCACGGAGCAGCTGGTGAGCCCGGAGCCGGAGGTTTGCGTGTTGGAGAGGGCGTCCGAAGGAGACGAGTTTGTGGTTCTGGCGTGCGACGGAATCTGGGACGTCATGTCCAACGAAGAGCTGTGTGATTTTGTACGATCACGACTATTGGTTTGTGAAGATCTGGAAAAGATATGTAACTCGGTGGTGGACACCTGTCTTCATAAG ggaAGCAGAGACAACATGAGCGTGGTGTTGGTGTGTTTGCCCGGAGCGCCTAAGATCTCAGAGGAGGccatgaaaaaagaagaagaattggATAAATATCTAGAAACGCGTGTTGAGG AGCTGCTGGGAAACTGTGGGGAGGAGGGAGTCCCTGACCTGGTGTCTGTCCTAAGGAATATCGCCTCAGAAAACATCCCTAACCTTCCGCCTGGTGGAGGCCTGGCCAGCAA acgCAGTGTTATCGAGGCGGTGTACAACAAACTGAACCCTCACAGAGAAGAGGAAGGG AGTGCCGTCGACCTGGACGACCCGTATTAG
- the ppm1bb gene encoding protein phosphatase 1bb isoform X1: MGAFLDKPKTEKHSAHGDGNGLRYGLSSMQGWRVEMEDAHTAVVGLPHGLTDWSFFAVYDGHAGSRVANYCSGHLLEHILSGGTEFGSGPGSVEGVKDGIRSGFLNIDEYMRNFSDLRQGLDRSGSTAVCVLLSPTHLYFINCGDSRSVLCRDGKVGFSTQDHKPCNPREKERIQNAGGSVMIQRVNGSLAVSRALGDYDYKCVDGKGPTEQLVSPEPEVCVLERASEGDEFVVLACDGIWDVMSNEELCDFVRSRLLVCEDLEKICNSVVDTCLHKGSRDNMSVVLVCLPGAPKISEEAMKKEEELDKYLETRVEELLGNCGEEGVPDLVSVLRNIASENIPNLPPGGGLASKRSVIEAVYNKLNPHREEEGGGGEEEEDEEESEEGGGSTAAHLMEALRQFRLHHRGQYRTVLEESLASYHLRGEGTVEGAGEIRRTADDGDEEEQTDSPRSPPPSPAPVDAEAGQDAPKPDISSD, from the exons ATGGGTGCTTTCCTGGACAAGCCGAAGACGGAGAAGCACAGCGCCCACGGTGACGGAAACGGGCTACGCTACGGTCTGAGCTCCATGCAGGGCTGGCGGGTGGAAATGGAGGATGCCCACACGGCGGTGGTGGGCCTTCCCCATGGACTCACCGACTGGTCTTTCTTCGCCGTTTACGATGGCCACGCCGGCTCGCGGGTCGCCAACTACTGCTCCGGGCACCTGCTGGAGCACATCCTGTCAGGAGGCACCGAGTTCGGATCGGGGCCCGGCTCCGTGGAGGGCGTAAAGGACGGGATCCGCTCGGGCTTTCTGAACATTGACGAATACATGCGCAACTTCTCCGACCTGCGGCAGGGCCTGGACCGCAGCGGGTCGACAGCCGTGTGCGTGCTGCTCAGCCCCACTCACCTCTACTTCATTAACTGCGGCGACTCGCGGTCCGTGCTGTGTCGAGACGGAAAGGTGGGCTTCTCCACTCAGGACCACAAGCCCTGCAACCCTCGCGAAAAGGAGCGCATCCAGAATGCTGGCGGCTCGGTCATGATCCAGAGGGTAAACGGCTCCCTGGCAGTGTCACGAGCTCTTGGGGACTACGACTACAAATGTGTGGATGGTAAGGGCCCCACGGAGCAGCTGGTGAGCCCGGAGCCGGAGGTTTGCGTGTTGGAGAGGGCGTCCGAAGGAGACGAGTTTGTGGTTCTGGCGTGCGACGGAATCTGGGACGTCATGTCCAACGAAGAGCTGTGTGATTTTGTACGATCACGACTATTGGTTTGTGAAGATCTGGAAAAGATATGTAACTCGGTGGTGGACACCTGTCTTCATAAG ggaAGCAGAGACAACATGAGCGTGGTGTTGGTGTGTTTGCCCGGAGCGCCTAAGATCTCAGAGGAGGccatgaaaaaagaagaagaattggATAAATATCTAGAAACGCGTGTTGAGG AGCTGCTGGGAAACTGTGGGGAGGAGGGAGTCCCTGACCTGGTGTCTGTCCTAAGGAATATCGCCTCAGAAAACATCCCTAACCTTCCGCCTGGTGGAGGCCTGGCCAGCAA acgCAGTGTTATCGAGGCGGTGTACAACAAACTGAACCCTCACAGAGAAGAGGAAGGG gggggaggagaggaggaggaggatgaggaggagagtGAGGAGGGAGGTGGCAGCACAGCAGCTCATCTGATGGAGGCTCTGCGGCAGTTCCGTCTCCACCACCGGGGGCAGTATCGCACAGTGCTGGAGGAGTCTCTGGCCTCCTACCATCTGCGAGGGGAGGGCACTGTCGAGGGAGCCGGGGAGATCAGGAGGACCGCTGACGACGGCGATGAAGAGGAGCAGACCGACTCCCCGCGCTCGCCCCCGCCCTCGCCCGCTCCCGTGGATGCGGAGGCCGGCCAAGATGCCCCAAAGCCTGATATCTCCTCTGACTGA